The following proteins come from a genomic window of Diprion similis isolate iyDipSimi1 chromosome 8, iyDipSimi1.1, whole genome shotgun sequence:
- the LOC124409951 gene encoding uncharacterized protein LOC124409951 isoform X4, whose translation MSGAKVEESSYLKVEHDFEYRTNDGRQIAIKKDEKLYLIQKTNNDWWKVIRNKEQRSFYVPVTYVTELGSAPSPNQNTDPGKHETIFQTTPRDHLARRRNVENWLSTTVKMMPDTSGSPENLEEYNRLDNLEDAGMKEIRNRIVQQKLNLRGSEKSNEIKNEKKSLERFRNVVRKISSSIHVSQDTSSHNISARNSQTRDVVRTVMENVDGKSSPASNNPIYSPKKVKESDRTLFEYQNPPQQQILHSISYCQKSAMNPTDSTSCTESIADCSSVNSDFSLNKHGPRSRPSTEESNLSVQKNFVMKRSNNNNTDRRLVKPNTEKKPSSPISAGNKVTTSSISPSLQGSGSTFDYSENAMRILNDKRKSWAVEELMSELTQIRKERVDDNASNFVLRSIEIKDGFDPLEKLTQELHDLHTSQNENSAGFNSQKADFKTQDHRELEEISICKEKETMTPPLKNPKNLAQTEFIFNKSKLPKSTISLTNSEACSSSADINNSCKFTKRRDEYEEANILNDESRMRIDVRDEGSDRKATLSADKEHYVLSYQQNSQLFKSESSDNLDKFEKPSYSNVLNKLKNETKVRPQLNLKIKNVDTKIKLTPSLEKLASEIQFLPASRTSVVDRDTQQSTPTENKLPQSNADQKEVTTKTETIEPAAIDILENKDNLINVDQDSEMWKNFKSKLNYRGSFKSKQEQKSQVVTKDVNFDDERSESFTKPGGRKIKKSATFNCVAVPEYYKHFQRHEGSEYRPRVSPTLRTKRRSRSLENIKLLVNRELKHTLAASNRADAAQNALHKSIAKPIPSRRKIQLIKDVRESVRDESPQSHQGVQPSVQVLPPSISRSYENLNEDFTNLKVFDANKSTAVSFKNLLCTSDSGSDEYLHYKAFPKSSINRNERSAFSSDSKINSKLVVSSESLPVIDRSISDEQILSSNISSEALFSQSESEVYALSEVSNTSSPVTIDRERENFVNLPPGWTQEYDQQSKQMCFVNTRGEKWFSSNDAEGKIYFFEENSNESSWILPSMPATEPTLRNAEGNHDNIELRNNSASEKLRIGKARSLLVGNQRPTKKEHAARRSGSLSHDWPQLFDGNMCILKEGTLQRTKITENGKKLRKHWSTSYVVLSELFLLFFKDAKSFSAMKSGQSAAAKPDISVDLNGAIIEPDDKVSSRKNVYIISTILGLQVLIQSDNATVANEWYKEIYDVIHNLPSGLEAQILLPPSLERPRDTKSKQFLSVNSIDESKVVPKIGRARSVKIKKIDGSTEDLSGSSAERQTKIKAKLKRFFQRRPTMDSLVKNDEPAFGSYLKDVCSREPPMVPRFVKSCIEILESNLENMKADGLYRASGNLSQIQKIRLQVDQNNFDILAQEEDVHVLTGALKLFFRELKEPLIPYEFFERALRASMSKKKSEKIQVFREIAQALSQPHYDTLQLLLQHLLKVTSYQKYNRMHIPNLAIVFGPTLMWPRVESANMALDLMQQNLVIECLLSEYDKIFK comes from the exons ATGAGTGGCGCAAAGGTTGAAGAATCTTCCTATCTAAAAGTGGAGCACGACTTTGAGTACAGAACTAACGACGGTCGTCAAATTGCTataaaaaaagatgagaaGCTTTATCTTATACAAAAAACCAACAACGATTGGTGGAAAGTCATACGGAATAAGGAACAGCGGTCATTTTATGTTCCGGTGACATACGTTACTGAATTGGGCAGTGCTCCGTCGCCCAATCAAAATACAGACCCTGGTAAACATGAAACAATATTCCAAACCACTCCGAGAGATCATTTAGCCAGACGAAGAAATGTGGAGAATTGGCTTTCGACTACCGTTAAGATGATGCCAGATACGTCGGGAAGTcccgaaaatttagaagagTATAATAGATTGGACAATTTGGAGGATGCAGGGATGAAGGAGATCAGAAATCGAATTGTACAACAGAAGTTGAACCTTCGAGGAAGTGAGAAAagcaatgaaattaaaaatgaaaagaaaagtttggAACGCTTCAGAAATGTCGTCAGAAAGATTTCCAGCAGTATTCATGTGTCACAAGATACATCTTCACATAATATATCAGCTAGAAACTCTCAAACAAGAGATGTTGTACGCACGGTGATGGAAAATGTTGATGGAAAATCGTCACCAGCTTCAAATAATCCTATATATTCACCAAAAAAAGTTAAAGAATCTGACCGCACTTTATTTGAGTACCAAAATCCACCCCAACAGCAAATTCTCCACAGTATTTCCTATTGCCAAAAGTCTGCGATGAATCCTACAGATTCTACAAGTTGCACGGAGTCTATTGCTGACTGCAGCAGTGttaattcagatttttcgttGAATAAACATGGTCCAAGATCAAGACCTTCTACAGAAGAGTCAAATTTATCTGTACAGAAGAACTTTGTGATGAAAAGAtccaataataacaacactgATCGTCGCCTGGTGAAACCAAATACTGAGAAGAAGCCCAGCTCACCGATTTCTGCTGGTAATAAAGTGACAACGTCTTCAATTTCTCCGTCCCTGCAGGGCAGTGGCAGCACATTTGATTATTCTGAGAATGCAATGAGAATTTTGAATGACAAACGGAAGTCATGGGCTGTTGAAGAGCTGATGAGCGAATTGACCCAGATTCGCAAAGAACGAGTAGATGATAATGCCTCTAATTTTGTGTTGAGAAGCATAGAAATTAAAGATGGGTTTGATCCACTTGAAAAGCTCACTCAAGAACTTCATGACCTTCATACATCCCAAAACGAGAATTCTGCAGGTTTCAATTCCCAGAAAGCAGACTTCAAAACTCAAGATCATAGGGAACTagaagaaatttcaatatgtaaagagaaagaaaccATGACACCACctttaaaaaatccaaagaaccTGGCACAAActgaatttatattcaacaaaTCAAAATTACCAAAGAGTACAATTTCACTAACAAATAGCGAAGCCTGTTCAAGTTCAGCTGATATCAATAACTCTTGTAAATTTACCAAACGGCGGGACGAATACGAGGAAGCAAACATACTGAACGATGAATCAAGAATGCGGATTGATGTCAGGGATGAAGGGAGTGATAGGAAAGCAACTTTATCTGCTGATAAAGAGCATTACGTATTGTCTTATCAGCAGAATTCACAGCTGTTTAAATCGGAGAGTAGTGATAATTTGGATAAATTTGAGAAGCCAAGTTATTCGAATGTTttgaacaaattgaaaaacgaaactaAGGTACGGCCGCAGTTAaacttgaagataaaaaacgTGGATACAAAGATAAAGCTGACGCCATCACTGGAAAAACTGGCCAGTGAGATCCAATTTTTACCTGCCAGTAGAACTTCCGTTGTAGATAGGGACACACAACAATCTACGCCAACCGAAAATAAATTGCCTCAGAGCAATGCTGATCAAAAGGAGGTAACGACGAAGACGGAAACAATCGAACCCGCAGCGATAGATATATTGGAAAATAAAGACAACTTAATAAATGTTGACCAAGATAGtgaaatgtggaaaaatttcaaatcgaaatTGAATTACAGAGGCAGCTTTAAGTCAAAACAAGAACAGAAGAGTCAAGTCGTTACCAAAGATGTGAATTTCGACGATGAGCGCTCGGAAAGTTTCACGAAGCCtggtggaagaaaaataaaaaagtcggCAACTTTCAATTGTGTCGCTGTGCCTGAGTATTACAAACACTTTCAAAGACATGAAGGTTCCGAATACCGTCCTCGCGTTTCACCGACACTGCGGACTAAACGAAGAAGCCGGAGTCTTGAGAATATTAAACTGTTGGTAAACAGGGAACTAAAGCACACGTTGGCAGCTTCAAACAGAGCAGATGCGGCTCAAAATGCCTTGCACAAGTCCATTGCAAAGCCAATCCCCAGTCGTCGCAAAATCCAGCTGATAAAAGATGTCCGAGAAAGTGTCAGAGATGAATCGCCTCAATCGCATCAAGGCGTGCAACCTAGTGTTCAAGTCCTGCCACCGTCGATATCAAGGagttatgaaaatttgaacgaagATTTTACCAATCTAAAAGTGTTTGACGCCAACAAGAGCACCgctgtaagctttaaaaatttgttatgcACATCTGACAGCGGCTCGGATGAGTATCTCCATTACAAAGCATTTCCAAAGAGTTCCATAAACAGGAACGAACGCTCGGCATTTAGCTCGGATAGCAAAATCAACTCCAAACTTGTCGTCAGCTCCGAGAGCTTGCCCGTCATTGATAGAAGCATATCCGACGAGCAAATACTTAGCTCGAATATTAGTTCGGAAGCACTTTTTAGTCAATCAGAATCCGAGGTTTACGCTTTGTCTGAAGTTTCCAACACCTCGAGTCCTGTTACCATAGAtcgtgaaagagaaaattttgttaatctACCGCCAGGATGGACCCAAGAATACGATCAACAGTCAAAACAAATGTGCTTTGTTAATACACGGGGAGAGAAG TGGTTCTCATCCAATGACGCAGAAggtaaaatatacttttttgaagaaaacaGCAACGAATCATCGTGGATACTTCCCAGCATGCCAGCTACCGAGCCAACCTTAAGAAATGCGGAGGGAAATCATGACAATATTGAGCTCAGGAACAATTCAGCCAGTGAAAAACTCCGAATTGGAAAAGCTCGCAGTTTGCTCGTGGGAAATCAAAGACCAACGAAAAAAGAACATGCCGCACGTCGGTCGGGATCACTTTCACATGATTGGCCGCAGTTATTCGATGGAAATATG TGCATTCTTAAGGAGGGAACGTTACAGAGAACAAAGATAActgaaaatggtaaaaagtTGAGGAAACATTGGAGCACATCATACGTTGTGTTGTCGGAattgttcttgttgttcttcAAAGATGCTAAAAGCTTTTCTGCTATG AAATCAGGGCAATCGGCAGCAGCAAAGCCAGATATATCTGTGGACCTTAACGGCGCCATTATAGAACCTGATGACAAAGTGAGcagtagaaaaaatgtttacattATCAGCACTATACTTGGTCTACAAGTTTTAATTCAAAGCGACAATGCCACAGTCGCAAACGAATGGTACAAAGAAATATATGACGTGATCCACAATCTC CCCTCTGGTCTTGAAGCTCAAATACTGTTGCCTCCCAGCTTAGAGCGACCGCGAGATACCAAGAGTAAACAATTTCTGAGCGTTAATTCTATCGATGAGAGTAAAGTTGTCCCAAAAATTGGACGAGCAAGATCTGTTAAAA TTAAAAAGATCGATGGCTCGACTGAAGATCTCAGTGGATCCTCAGCTGAAcgtcaaacaaaaataaaagcaaagtTAAAACGCTTCTTTCAAAGGAGACCAACAATGGATTCTCTCGTCAAGAACG ACGAACCGGCGTTTGGCTCATATTTGAAAGACGTTTGCTCGCGGGAGCCGCCAATGGTGCCTAGATTTGTGAAATCTTGCATCGAAATATTGGAAAGCAATCTGGAAAATATGAAAGCTGACGGATTATACAGAGCAAGCGGGAATTTAagtcaaattcaaaaaattcgtttGCAAGTAGACCAAAACAATTTCGATATCTTGGCACAGGAGGAAGACGTCCACGTACTGACAGGagctttgaaattatttttccgtgAATTGAAAGAGCCGCTTATTccctatgaattttttgaaagagCTCTGAGGGCAAGTA TGTCTAAGaagaaatcagaaaaaattcaagtcttTAGGGAGATTGCTCAGGCGCTTTCTCAGCCGCATTACGACACCTTACAACTATTGCTGCAACATTTATTGAA GGTGACTTCGTACCAGAAGTATAACCGCATGCATATACCAAATTTGGCAATAGTATTTGGGCCAACATTGATGTGGCCTAGAGTTGAAAGTGCAAATATGGCATTAGATCTTATGCAGCAAAATTTGGTCATCGAATGTCTGCTGTCAGAGtacgataaaatattcaaatga
- the LOC124409951 gene encoding uncharacterized protein LOC124409951 isoform X3: MSGAKVEESSYLKVEHDFEYRTNDGRQIAIKKDEKLYLIQKTNNDWWKVIRNKEQRSFYVPVTYVTELGSAPSPNQNTDPGKHETIFQTTPRDHLARRRNVENWLSTTVKMMPDTSGSPENLEEYNRLDNLEDAGMKEIRNRIVQQKLNLRGSEKSNEIKNEKKSLERFRNVVRKISSSIHVSQDTSSHNISARNSQTRDVVRTVMENVDGKSSPASNNPIYSPKKVKESDRTLFEYQNPPQQQILHSISYCQKSAMNPTDSTSCTESIADCSSVNSDFSLNKHGPRSRPSTEESNLSVQKNFVMKRSNNNNTDRRLVKPNTEKKPSSPISAGNKVTTSSISPSLQGSGSTFDYSENAMRILNDKRKSWAVEELMSELTQIRKERVDDNASNFVLRSIEIKDGFDPLEKLTQELHDLHTSQNENSAGFNSQKADFKTQDHRELEEISICKEKETMTPPLKNPKNLAQTEFIFNKSKLPKSTISLTNSEACSSSADINNSCKFTKRRDEYEEANILNDESRMRIDVRDEGSDRKATLSADKEHYVLSYQQNSQLFKSESSDNLDKFEKPSYSNVLNKLKNETKVRPQLNLKIKNVDTKIKLTPSLEKLASEIQFLPASRTSVVDRDTQQSTPTENKLPQSNADQKEVTTKTETIEPAAIDILENKDNLINVDQDSEMWKNFKSKLNYRGSFKSKQEQKSQVVTKDVNFDDERSESFTKPGGRKIKKSATFNCVAVPEYYKHFQRHEGSEYRPRVSPTLRTKRRSRSLENIKLLVNRELKHTLAASNRADAAQNALHKSIAKPIPSRRKIQLIKDVRESVRDESPQSHQGVQPSVQVLPPSISRSYENLNEDFTNLKVFDANKSTAVSFKNLLCTSDSGSDEYLHYKAFPKSSINRNERSAFSSDSKINSKLVVSSESLPVIDRSISDEQILSSNISSEALFSQSESEVYALSEVSNTSSPVTIDRERENFVNLPPGWTQEYDQQSKQMCFVNTRGEKWFSSNDAEGKIYFFEENSNESSWILPSMPATEPTLRNAEGNHDNIELRNNSASEKLRIGKARSLLVGNQRPTKKEHAARRSGSLSHDWPQLFDGNMCILKEGTLQRTKITENGKKLRKHWSTSYVVLSELFLLFFKDAKSFSAMKSGQSAAAKPDISVDLNGAIIEPDDKVSSRKNVYIISTILGLQVLIQSDNATVANEWYKEIYDVIHNLPSGLEAQILLPPSLERPRDTKSKQFLSVNSIDESKVVPKIGRARSVKIKKIDGSTEDLSGSSAERQTKIKAKLKRFFQRRPTMDSLVKNGIYKDEPAFGSYLKDVCSREPPMVPRFVKSCIEILESNLENMKADGLYRASGNLSQIQKIRLQVDQNNFDILAQEEDVHVLTGALKLFFRELKEPLIPYEFFERALRASMSKKKSEKIQVFREIAQALSQPHYDTLQLLLQHLLKVTSYQKYNRMHIPNLAIVFGPTLMWPRVESANMALDLMQQNLVIECLLSEYDKIFK; this comes from the exons ATGAGTGGCGCAAAGGTTGAAGAATCTTCCTATCTAAAAGTGGAGCACGACTTTGAGTACAGAACTAACGACGGTCGTCAAATTGCTataaaaaaagatgagaaGCTTTATCTTATACAAAAAACCAACAACGATTGGTGGAAAGTCATACGGAATAAGGAACAGCGGTCATTTTATGTTCCGGTGACATACGTTACTGAATTGGGCAGTGCTCCGTCGCCCAATCAAAATACAGACCCTGGTAAACATGAAACAATATTCCAAACCACTCCGAGAGATCATTTAGCCAGACGAAGAAATGTGGAGAATTGGCTTTCGACTACCGTTAAGATGATGCCAGATACGTCGGGAAGTcccgaaaatttagaagagTATAATAGATTGGACAATTTGGAGGATGCAGGGATGAAGGAGATCAGAAATCGAATTGTACAACAGAAGTTGAACCTTCGAGGAAGTGAGAAAagcaatgaaattaaaaatgaaaagaaaagtttggAACGCTTCAGAAATGTCGTCAGAAAGATTTCCAGCAGTATTCATGTGTCACAAGATACATCTTCACATAATATATCAGCTAGAAACTCTCAAACAAGAGATGTTGTACGCACGGTGATGGAAAATGTTGATGGAAAATCGTCACCAGCTTCAAATAATCCTATATATTCACCAAAAAAAGTTAAAGAATCTGACCGCACTTTATTTGAGTACCAAAATCCACCCCAACAGCAAATTCTCCACAGTATTTCCTATTGCCAAAAGTCTGCGATGAATCCTACAGATTCTACAAGTTGCACGGAGTCTATTGCTGACTGCAGCAGTGttaattcagatttttcgttGAATAAACATGGTCCAAGATCAAGACCTTCTACAGAAGAGTCAAATTTATCTGTACAGAAGAACTTTGTGATGAAAAGAtccaataataacaacactgATCGTCGCCTGGTGAAACCAAATACTGAGAAGAAGCCCAGCTCACCGATTTCTGCTGGTAATAAAGTGACAACGTCTTCAATTTCTCCGTCCCTGCAGGGCAGTGGCAGCACATTTGATTATTCTGAGAATGCAATGAGAATTTTGAATGACAAACGGAAGTCATGGGCTGTTGAAGAGCTGATGAGCGAATTGACCCAGATTCGCAAAGAACGAGTAGATGATAATGCCTCTAATTTTGTGTTGAGAAGCATAGAAATTAAAGATGGGTTTGATCCACTTGAAAAGCTCACTCAAGAACTTCATGACCTTCATACATCCCAAAACGAGAATTCTGCAGGTTTCAATTCCCAGAAAGCAGACTTCAAAACTCAAGATCATAGGGAACTagaagaaatttcaatatgtaaagagaaagaaaccATGACACCACctttaaaaaatccaaagaaccTGGCACAAActgaatttatattcaacaaaTCAAAATTACCAAAGAGTACAATTTCACTAACAAATAGCGAAGCCTGTTCAAGTTCAGCTGATATCAATAACTCTTGTAAATTTACCAAACGGCGGGACGAATACGAGGAAGCAAACATACTGAACGATGAATCAAGAATGCGGATTGATGTCAGGGATGAAGGGAGTGATAGGAAAGCAACTTTATCTGCTGATAAAGAGCATTACGTATTGTCTTATCAGCAGAATTCACAGCTGTTTAAATCGGAGAGTAGTGATAATTTGGATAAATTTGAGAAGCCAAGTTATTCGAATGTTttgaacaaattgaaaaacgaaactaAGGTACGGCCGCAGTTAaacttgaagataaaaaacgTGGATACAAAGATAAAGCTGACGCCATCACTGGAAAAACTGGCCAGTGAGATCCAATTTTTACCTGCCAGTAGAACTTCCGTTGTAGATAGGGACACACAACAATCTACGCCAACCGAAAATAAATTGCCTCAGAGCAATGCTGATCAAAAGGAGGTAACGACGAAGACGGAAACAATCGAACCCGCAGCGATAGATATATTGGAAAATAAAGACAACTTAATAAATGTTGACCAAGATAGtgaaatgtggaaaaatttcaaatcgaaatTGAATTACAGAGGCAGCTTTAAGTCAAAACAAGAACAGAAGAGTCAAGTCGTTACCAAAGATGTGAATTTCGACGATGAGCGCTCGGAAAGTTTCACGAAGCCtggtggaagaaaaataaaaaagtcggCAACTTTCAATTGTGTCGCTGTGCCTGAGTATTACAAACACTTTCAAAGACATGAAGGTTCCGAATACCGTCCTCGCGTTTCACCGACACTGCGGACTAAACGAAGAAGCCGGAGTCTTGAGAATATTAAACTGTTGGTAAACAGGGAACTAAAGCACACGTTGGCAGCTTCAAACAGAGCAGATGCGGCTCAAAATGCCTTGCACAAGTCCATTGCAAAGCCAATCCCCAGTCGTCGCAAAATCCAGCTGATAAAAGATGTCCGAGAAAGTGTCAGAGATGAATCGCCTCAATCGCATCAAGGCGTGCAACCTAGTGTTCAAGTCCTGCCACCGTCGATATCAAGGagttatgaaaatttgaacgaagATTTTACCAATCTAAAAGTGTTTGACGCCAACAAGAGCACCgctgtaagctttaaaaatttgttatgcACATCTGACAGCGGCTCGGATGAGTATCTCCATTACAAAGCATTTCCAAAGAGTTCCATAAACAGGAACGAACGCTCGGCATTTAGCTCGGATAGCAAAATCAACTCCAAACTTGTCGTCAGCTCCGAGAGCTTGCCCGTCATTGATAGAAGCATATCCGACGAGCAAATACTTAGCTCGAATATTAGTTCGGAAGCACTTTTTAGTCAATCAGAATCCGAGGTTTACGCTTTGTCTGAAGTTTCCAACACCTCGAGTCCTGTTACCATAGAtcgtgaaagagaaaattttgttaatctACCGCCAGGATGGACCCAAGAATACGATCAACAGTCAAAACAAATGTGCTTTGTTAATACACGGGGAGAGAAG TGGTTCTCATCCAATGACGCAGAAggtaaaatatacttttttgaagaaaacaGCAACGAATCATCGTGGATACTTCCCAGCATGCCAGCTACCGAGCCAACCTTAAGAAATGCGGAGGGAAATCATGACAATATTGAGCTCAGGAACAATTCAGCCAGTGAAAAACTCCGAATTGGAAAAGCTCGCAGTTTGCTCGTGGGAAATCAAAGACCAACGAAAAAAGAACATGCCGCACGTCGGTCGGGATCACTTTCACATGATTGGCCGCAGTTATTCGATGGAAATATG TGCATTCTTAAGGAGGGAACGTTACAGAGAACAAAGATAActgaaaatggtaaaaagtTGAGGAAACATTGGAGCACATCATACGTTGTGTTGTCGGAattgttcttgttgttcttcAAAGATGCTAAAAGCTTTTCTGCTATG AAATCAGGGCAATCGGCAGCAGCAAAGCCAGATATATCTGTGGACCTTAACGGCGCCATTATAGAACCTGATGACAAAGTGAGcagtagaaaaaatgtttacattATCAGCACTATACTTGGTCTACAAGTTTTAATTCAAAGCGACAATGCCACAGTCGCAAACGAATGGTACAAAGAAATATATGACGTGATCCACAATCTC CCCTCTGGTCTTGAAGCTCAAATACTGTTGCCTCCCAGCTTAGAGCGACCGCGAGATACCAAGAGTAAACAATTTCTGAGCGTTAATTCTATCGATGAGAGTAAAGTTGTCCCAAAAATTGGACGAGCAAGATCTGTTAAAA TTAAAAAGATCGATGGCTCGACTGAAGATCTCAGTGGATCCTCAGCTGAAcgtcaaacaaaaataaaagcaaagtTAAAACGCTTCTTTCAAAGGAGACCAACAATGGATTCTCTCGTCAAGAACGGTATATACAAAG ACGAACCGGCGTTTGGCTCATATTTGAAAGACGTTTGCTCGCGGGAGCCGCCAATGGTGCCTAGATTTGTGAAATCTTGCATCGAAATATTGGAAAGCAATCTGGAAAATATGAAAGCTGACGGATTATACAGAGCAAGCGGGAATTTAagtcaaattcaaaaaattcgtttGCAAGTAGACCAAAACAATTTCGATATCTTGGCACAGGAGGAAGACGTCCACGTACTGACAGGagctttgaaattatttttccgtgAATTGAAAGAGCCGCTTATTccctatgaattttttgaaagagCTCTGAGGGCAAGTA TGTCTAAGaagaaatcagaaaaaattcaagtcttTAGGGAGATTGCTCAGGCGCTTTCTCAGCCGCATTACGACACCTTACAACTATTGCTGCAACATTTATTGAA GGTGACTTCGTACCAGAAGTATAACCGCATGCATATACCAAATTTGGCAATAGTATTTGGGCCAACATTGATGTGGCCTAGAGTTGAAAGTGCAAATATGGCATTAGATCTTATGCAGCAAAATTTGGTCATCGAATGTCTGCTGTCAGAGtacgataaaatattcaaatga